A window of Mucilaginibacter paludis DSM 18603 contains these coding sequences:
- a CDS encoding RagB/SusD family nutrient uptake outer membrane protein gives MTPKYYFIAVLLLTAFTSCSKFVEIDPPKNKLSTALAFADNETANTAMTAIYTKMNTSGDVNPYITALYLGLCSDELTTYSTALNIKQVYSNSLAPSDALTNDIWTLGYNCIYQANAVIEGCEKSTSLSQDVKIQLTGEALFIRAYWHFYLTNLFGDVPLVLQTDYLINSRLARTPGAAVYDQVIADLKIAQQNLNPNFVGANGLTTTTERVRPNKYAAVALLARVYLFTNKYSEAEQAANLVINNKPTFDIAPLDGVFKKNSVESIWQLMMPTPTQNRNTYEGAYFILTAKPQLNNINSSTLSPQLLAAFEATDQRKTSWIGKFTDATVTPKIDYYYPYKYQVASSATITEYSTVLRLSEQYLIRAEARALQDNLSGAIDDIDVIRKRAGLLLIKNTNPTISKPDLLSAILKERQTELFCEYGHRWLDLKRTGKVDEVMKIVTPIKLGAWDTNFQLFPIPQKDRDNDNQLTQNLGYK, from the coding sequence ATGACCCCAAAATATTATTTTATCGCAGTTTTACTGCTCACTGCCTTTACCTCGTGCAGTAAATTTGTAGAGATAGACCCGCCAAAGAATAAACTGAGCACAGCGTTAGCTTTCGCCGATAATGAAACGGCGAATACAGCCATGACGGCTATATACACGAAAATGAATACTTCAGGTGATGTTAATCCTTATATCACCGCATTGTACTTAGGTTTATGTTCGGATGAATTAACTACATATTCAACTGCACTCAATATAAAGCAAGTTTACTCGAACAGTTTGGCCCCTTCAGATGCATTGACCAATGATATTTGGACACTCGGCTATAACTGTATTTATCAGGCAAATGCTGTAATTGAAGGATGCGAAAAATCAACCAGCCTTTCGCAAGACGTTAAAATACAGCTTACCGGCGAAGCATTATTTATACGTGCTTACTGGCATTTCTATTTGACCAATTTGTTCGGCGACGTGCCGTTGGTTTTGCAGACAGATTATCTCATTAATTCAAGGTTAGCCCGAACACCGGGAGCGGCTGTTTATGATCAAGTTATTGCAGACCTTAAAATTGCCCAGCAAAATTTAAACCCCAATTTTGTTGGTGCTAATGGCCTGACGACCACAACTGAACGCGTTAGACCGAATAAATACGCGGCTGTTGCTCTACTTGCCAGGGTTTATTTGTTTACGAATAAATATAGCGAGGCGGAACAGGCTGCGAACCTGGTTATTAATAATAAGCCCACCTTTGACATTGCACCGCTGGACGGCGTATTTAAAAAGAATAGTGTGGAAAGCATCTGGCAGCTGATGATGCCCACGCCAACTCAAAATCGAAATACTTACGAAGGAGCTTATTTTATTCTCACTGCCAAACCTCAGTTGAATAATATCAATTCATCCACACTCAGCCCTCAATTGCTTGCTGCTTTTGAAGCTACTGATCAAAGAAAGACAAGTTGGATCGGGAAATTCACTGACGCGACCGTAACGCCGAAAATCGATTATTACTATCCCTATAAATATCAGGTAGCCAGTTCTGCTACCATTACAGAATACTCTACTGTACTTCGCTTGTCGGAACAATACTTAATCAGGGCAGAGGCCAGGGCATTGCAGGATAATTTGTCGGGCGCTATAGATGATATAGATGTCATTCGTAAGAGGGCCGGATTGTTGCTGATCAAAAATACTAATCCCACAATTTCAAAGCCCGATTTATTATCCGCAATTCTAAAAGAACGTCAAACTGAATTGTTCTGCGAATACGGACACCGCTGGCTGGATCTGAAGCGCACCGGGAAAGTAGATGAGGTAATGAAAATCGTTACACCTATTAAGCTTGGTGCATGGGATACGAATTTTCAATTATTTCCTATCCCACAAAAAGACAGAGATAACGATAATCAGTTGACACAGAATTTAGGGTACAAATAA